The genome window NNNNNNNNNNNNNNNNNNNNNNNNNNNNNNNNNNNNNNNNNNNNNNNNNNNNNNNNNNNNNNNNNNNNNNNNNNNNNNNNNNNNNNNNNNNNNNNNNNNNNNNNNNNNNNNNNNNNNNNNNNNNNNNNNNNNNNNNNNNNNNNNNNNNNNNNNNNNNNNNNNNNNNNNNNNNNNNNNNNNNNNNNNNNNNNNNNNNNNNNNNNNNNNNNNNNNNNNNNNNNNNNNNNNNNNNNNNNNNNNNNNNNNNNNNNNNNNNNNNNNNNNNNNNNNNNNNNNNNNNNNNNNNNNNNNNNNNNNNNNNNNNNNNNNNNNNNNNNNNNNNNNNNNNNNNNNNNNNNNNNNNNNNNNNNNNNNNNNNNNNNNNNNNNNNNNNNNNNNNNNNNNNNNNNNNNNNNNNNNNNNNNNNNNNNNNNNNNNNNNNNNNNNNNNNNNNNNNNNNNNNNNNNNNNNNNNNNNNNNNNNNNNNNNNNNNNNNNNNNNNNNNNNNNNNNNNNNNNNNNNNNNNNNNNNNNNNNNNNNNNNNNNNNNNNNNNNNNNNNNNNNNNNNNNNNNNNNNNNNNNNNNNNNNNNNNNNNNNNNNNNNNNNNNNNNNNNNNNNNNNNNNNNNNNNNNNNNNNNNNNNNNNNNNNNNNNNNNNNNNNNNNNNNNNNNNNNNNNNNNNNNNNNNNNNNNNNNNNNNNNNNNNNNNNNNNNNNNNNNNNNNNNNNNNNNNNNNNNNNNNNNNNNNNNNNNNNNNNNNNNNNNNNNNNNNNNNNNNNNNNNNNNNNNNNNNNNNNNNNNNNNNNNNNNNNNNNNNNNNNNNNNNNNNNNNNNNNNNNNNNNNNNNNNNNNNNNNNNNNNNNNNNNNNNNNNNNNNNNNNNNNNNNNNNNNNNNNNNNNNNNNNNNNNNNNNNNNNNNNNNNNNNNNNNNNNNNNNNNNNNNNNNNNNNNNNNNNNNNNNNNNNNNNNNNNNNNNNNNNNNNNNNNNNNNNNNNNNNNNNNNNNNNNNNNNNNNNNNNNNNNNNNNNNNNNNNNNNNNNNNNNNNNNNNNNNNNNNNNNNNNNNNNNNNNNNNNNNNNNNNNNNNNNNNNNNNNNNNNNNNNNNNNNNNNNNNNNNNNNNNNNNNNNNNNNNNNNNNNNNNNNNNNNNNNNNNNNNNNNNNNNNNNNNNNNNNNNNNNNNNNNNNNNNNNNNNNNNNNNNNNNNNNNNNNNNNNNNNNNNNNNNNNNNNNNNNNNNNNNNNNNNNNNNNNNNNNNNNNNNNNNNNNNNNNNNNNNNNNNNNNNNNNNNNNNNNNNNNNNNNNNNNNNNNNNNNNNNNNNNNNNNNNNNNNNNNNNNNNNNNNNNNNNNNNNNNNNNNNNNNNNNNNNNNNNNNNNNNNNNNNNNNNNNNNNNNNNNNNNNNNNNNNNNNNNNNNNNNNNNNNNNNNNNNNNNNNNNNNNNNNNNNNNNNNNNNNNNNNNNNNNNNNNNNNNNNNNNNNNNNNNNNNNNNNNNNNNNNNNNNNNNNNNNNNNNNNNNNNNNNNNNNNNNNNNNNNNNNNNNNNNNNNNNNNNNNNNNNNNNNNNNNNNNNNNNNNNNNNNNNNNNNNNNNNNNNNNNNNNNNNNNNNNNNNNNNNNNNNNNNNNNNNNNNNNNNNNNNNNNNNNNNNNNNNNNNNNNNNNNNNNNNNNNNNNNNNNNNNNNNNNNNNNNNNNNNNNNNNNNNNNNNNNNNNNNNNNNNNNNNNNNNNNNNNNNNNNNNNNNNNNNNNNNNNNNNNNNNNNNNNNNNNNNNNNNNNNNNNNNNNNNNNNNNNNNNNNNNNNNNNNNNNNNNNNNNNNNNNNNNNNNNNNNNNNNNNNNNNNNNNNNNNNNNNNNNNNNNNNNNNNNNNNNNNNNNNNNNNNNNNNNNNNNNNNNNNNNNNNNNNNNNNNNNNNNNNNNNNNNNNNNNNNNNNNNNNNNNNNNNNNNNNNNNtttttttttttttttttttttttttgttggtagaTTTTCACTTTTGCTAATGACTTTATGCACTATTTCCCTGGAAAAACTTCCTTTCCAACtttcatttcatatttatgaatatttcttttaagaatCATGACTGAATATATGTCCTAGTCCCTAGTGTTTGGGTAGGTTTCAAAATCTAGtctttagtttttaaaaagcttCAATTTAGTCCCTTAcgtattaacattttaaaatttagtcctTCTGGTTGGTAAATGTTCAAATTGATTGATAATAGATTTACATGACATaatataaagaagaaaagaagctacataagataagaaaacttaaaatttctaTCCATTTAGAATTTTGGGGAAATTAGAAGCTTTATCTTTCCTCTATTAGATTatcttttttctctaaattttattcaactcactaaattttatatcaCCAACCCATTTTAGCAGTAACCAATAGGGGTACTGATTGAGATGTTAAAACATaaagacaaaattgaaacttatTAAATGATAGGAACGAAGCTGAAGAAAAGGCTAAAAGCACTAGGGACTCATGTATTCATTTAACTTGACTTTATCATGTGTGATTTGTGGTCTATTTACTGTTGCGTGGACATTATTTGTTATCCTTGATGGGTTTTGATTTCTTCTGGCAGATATGGAAGATTGGCTTTTGTTGGTGATATCTTGTTATCCCTTTAGTAGTTCCATGGGAGGCTTACACACGTTGAAGCCGGACAGAAATATAAGCACTGAGGAGAGCAGTCTTTTATTGGAAATATTTCGAAAACAGAGAAATATATCTGGTAGATCATCTACAGTTAATCATGCACCGCGGGTACAAATGTTATTGTCCGAGCTTATGGTTGTTTCTGTCGGCTACTGCTGGAAGCAATTCAATGACGAAGATTGGGAGTTTTTGTTGTGTCAGTTAATGAGTTGGATCCAACCAGCCGTTGTAGTAATGGAGGAAATTGCTGAAAGCGTGAATGGTATTATCGTCAATAGCTCTACTTCAATGAATgcaaatgaaattttagaaaagcTTGAGCAAAGTGTTAAGATTTCAGACCCAATCCCGTTTTGCATTTCGAGAAATGCccttttgtcattttctttgttttatggTTCCTTTGGGCTACAAGGACTGAAAGATATGGAAACTTTAAACCCTCAGCGATTAGATAAATTGAACCATGTCAATGATCGCATTGTTGAAGGAATTCTTCGCATGTTCTTTTGCACTGGAATTTCTGAGGCCATTGTATGCTCCTACGGTGATAAAGCTACAACCATTATAGCATCCTCAAGAATTGAACTTCCTCATTTCTGGGACTTGATAGCTTCAAGTGTTACTAAATCCTCAAAAGATGCTAGAGAGAGAGCAGTAAAATCAATTGAATTTTGGGGACTCAGTAAAGGCCCTGTTAGTTCTTTATATGGCATTCTTTTTTCCACCAAACCGGTTCCTTCATTGCAATATGCAGCCTATTTTATGCTCTCAACTGAACCAATTTCTTACTCTGCAATTATTAGAGAAAATACTTCATGCTACCTGGATTATGATACCACGACTGAACAGGGCTCTACTCAAGTTGATTTTTCATCAGAATATAATGTGcttttgaaggaagaaattgtaTTTATGATTGAGAAACTCCCTGATGATGTTTTTGACATGGAGTTGATGGCCCAAGAAAGGGTGAGTACATTGTCTCTAACATTTACTTGCCAACTGCCATCGAATTgtcaaaactttaaatatcaaattcaaatttcagtTGATACTTGTTGCTTTAATAGGACCTGATTACTAacgatttaatttttgtaggtGAATATATTTCTTGCTTGGTCTTTGTTGCTGTCACACTTATGGTCATTGCCCCCATCCTCATCTGCAAGGGAAAGATTGGTTCAATATATCCAGAATTCTGCTAGTTCAAGGATATTAGATTGCCTTTTCCAGCATATACCTGTTGAAGGCATGGCTcttcagaagaagaaagatacAGAACTTCCAGCTGGGCTATCAGAAGCTGCAACTGCAGCAAACCAAGCCATTACCACAGGttcattattgtttttggtGGAATTTCTTTGGCCCGTTGAACCAGTGAAACTGGCATCATATGCTGGAGCAATATATGGCTTGATGCTCCGTGTTCTTCCTGCTTATGTTCGAGGGTGGTTTTGTGATTTGCGTGACCGTTCATGGTTCATGCTCTGTGGAGGGCtcaaaggaaaatattattcCGAATACAATCGAGGGTTGGCTCCAGAGAGTCCTTTTGTTTCCATCATTAAGTCAATGGCAGGCTGGGGAAGGTATGTGTCGAAGTACTTGACATTAACTGATGGACCATGGATAGAAATCGATTGActatttttatcatatttaatttgtgCATATGCGTTTCCTTTTGTTGAATTGTTTCTAACATATCTcacttaattttttcttatcttaattttttcttatatctTTTATGACTTTGCATATGAAGTAGCATTCAAGTGGATGCCATGCCACCTTCTTTCTAAAACAGATATGCATCTGCGACCAACTAGAAAGGTGTATTTTGTAAAGGGAGAGCATTGTGAAATCTATATATGTTAGATAACATGTGAACAAGGGACGTGAAAGAGAGCATTCATTTTCTACTATAAGAATATTCTAATTTATCATTACgagtttcattttcttcatcaaacaTATAAGGCTCAAATGCAACTGTTTtcttcatatatataattacaaaagaggGGGATCAGTAGTTTGATGGTCTAAGGACTAGATAgggttttttttctatataataATCGTCAAGTCAGTGCAAATAATACTCCTCTTATTCCTTGCTCTTTATCTGGGGACTTTTGATTAAAGGAGTGATGGATGCAATTTTTGGTATGAATGCTTAGTGATAATTACagctttcattttatttatttatttatttttgtgagagataatttctttgatatttaaaatttacaaaagggatgTGTTTATAAAAAGGGATATATCGTCCCTGAtgtttacttaaaaaaaaaaaaccttctcAATTTACGTTGAGGGAGGTAAGGCTAtgagaaggaaaaatattagacCATTTACACGAAGTGAACAACATTGTCGAAGTCAGTGTCTTCTTCCGTGAAGactcttcaatttctttcttccataaATCTTTTACTTCCTTAGGAAAAGTAAGATGCCATCTGAAGATATTGAGAATCCTTGTCTATAAACTTTTAGCGTATGTGCATTGCATAGATAAGTGGCTTTGTGATTTGTTGTCTTTCTTGCATAATGTGCACCGACTTGGAAAGTCATGTGGGCCAATTTTCACTTGTGCTAATGACtgttgtttccttttctttagaGTGATTTCCTTTCCAACtttcatttcatatttatggatatttcttttaataatcgTATGACTGAATataagaaaagttaaaatgtCTATCCATTTAGAATTTTGGGGAAATTTGAAGCTTTATCTTTGCTCTATTagattatcttttttttctctgaattTTTGTCAACtcactaaattttatatcaCCAATCCACTTTAGCAGTGACCAATAGGGGTACTAATCGAAAATTGTTAAAACATGAAAGACAAATTGAAACTTACTAAATGATAGGAACGAAGCTGAAGAAAAGGCTAAAAGCACTAGGGACTAATGTATTCATTTAACTTGACTTTATCATGTGTGATTTGTGGTCTATTTACTGTTGCGTGGACATTATTTGCTATCCTTGATGGGTTTTGATTTCTTCTGGCAGATATGGAAGATTGGCTTTTGTTGGTGATATCTTGTTATCCCTTTAGTAGTTCCATGGGAGGCTTACACACGTTGAAGCCGGACAGAAATATAAGCACTGAGGAGAGCAGTCTTTTATTGGAAATATTTCGAAAACAGAGAAATATATCTGGTAGATCATCTACAGTTAATCATGCACCACGGGTACAAATGTTATTGTCCGAGCTTATGGTTGTTTCTGTCGGCTACTGCTGGAAGCAATTCAATGACGAAGATTGGGAGTTTTTGTTGTGTCAGTTAATGAGTTGGATCCAACCAGCCGTTGTAGTAATGGAGGAAATTGCTGAAAGCGTGAATGGTATTATCGTCAATAGCTCTACTTCAATGAATgcaaatgaaattttagaaaagcTTGAGCAAAGTGTTAAGATTTCAGACCCAATCCCGTTTTGCATTTCGAGAAATGCccttttgtcattttctttgttttatggTTCCTTTGGGCTACAAGGACTGAAAGATATGGAAACTTTAAACCCTCAGCGATTAGATAAATTGAACCATGTCAATGATCGCATTGTTGAAGGAATTCTTCGCATGTTCTTTTGCACTGGAATTTCTGAGGCCATTGTATGCTCCTACGGTGATAAAGCTACAACCATTATAGCATCCTCAAGAATTGAACTTCCTCATTTCTGGGACTTGATAGCTTCAAGTGTTACTAAATCCTCAAAAGATGCTAGAGAGAGAGCAGTAAAATCAATTGAATTTTGGGGACTCAGTAAAGGCCCTGTTAGTTCTTTATATGGCATTCTTTTTTCCACCAAACCGGTTCCTTCATTGCAATATGCAGCCTATTTTATGCTCTCAACTGAACCAATTTCTTACTCTGCAATTATTAGAGAAAATACTTCATGCTACCTGGATTATGATACCACGACTGAACAGGGCTCTACTCAAGTTGATTTTTCATCAGAATATAATGTGcttttgaaggaagaaattgtaTTTATGATTGAGAAACTCCCTGATGATGTTTTTGACATGGAGTTGATGGCCCAAGAAAGGGTGAGTACATTGTCTCTAACATTTACTTGCCAACTGCCATCGAATTgtcaaaactttaaatatcaaattcaaatttcagtTGATACTTGTTGCTTTAATAGGACCTGATTACTAacgatttaatttttgtaggtGAATATATTTCTTGCTTGGTCTTTGTTGCTGTCACACTTATGGTCATTGCCCCCATCCTCATCTGCAAGGGAAAGATTGGTTCAATATATCCAGAATTCTGCTAGTTCAAGGATATTAGATTGCCTTTTCCAGCATATACCTGTTGAAGGCATGGCTcttcagaagaagaaagatacAGAACTTCCAGCTGGGCTATCAGAAGCTGCAACTGCAGCAAACCAAGCCATTACCACAGGttcattattgtttttggtGGAATTTCTTTGGCCCGTTGAACCAGTGAAACTGGCATCATATGCTGGAGCAATATATGGCTTGATGCTCCGTGTTCTTCCTGCTTATGTTCGAGGGTGGTTTTGTGATTTGCGTGACCGTTCAAAGTCTTCTGTCATTGAATCCTTTACAAAAGCATGGTGCAGTCCTTCTCTCATTGCGAATGAACTGTCCCAGGTATGTGTTCTCTTGTGACGAAGCTCATTTATTAGCTGTGTATACTTATTGTTACTTTTTCAACTTATCCAAGACAATGAAATTAAGCTCCTTGAATTTACTCGCTTAATTTCGATTTCATTTGGGTGCTGCTCAGTATTAGTTTGCAAAAGTATGCCTAGAGATGGGGGTGGACCAGGTGGGTCATTCAAAACACAACATAGAACTCTTTAGCATCTGGTTCTAAGTCTACTGTTGCTTATTTTGTCAATTTCAGTAGCTCTAGCAGACATGGCAATACCCTTTACTAACTAACTGCTTAGCTTTTAATGCCCATTGCTCGGATCACTTCTATGGGTGGTACCAATTCCTCTTGAATGCGACTTCCTTTTGGTGATAGTCTATGTTCACGTGGTTGGTTTCCAGCCAAACTGTATCAAATATCTTGTAAAGATTGCTTGTATCTGTAGAACTCAAGGAGTCCAGGACACTTTTGTACAACCTATAAAATAGATCCTGTTCAAGTAAGGTAGTAAGGTTGCTTGTATCATGAACCATAGGATTTGGTCAAACTAAATGAGTGGCATTGTACTTTACATGATTTGGCTTGTTTGATGAGTTATGCTCCTCTCAAAGAACATACAGACAACACAAAGTCAAAGGATACTAGCCTTTCTCCAGCTTGATTCACAATTATTAGATAAATGAACAACTTGAACCTAACGATAAGGGCCGAGAGGTTAGTCGATTTCCCATCAAATGTGGTAGAGTTATTGCTCTTAAAGTCTTCAAATGAGGTAGTGTAAACGGCCATGCTCCTTCATTCTGGTTCTAGCCATGAATAAGCATTGAAATCCTCCAAGCTCAACATGATAGATACTACATGCCATGAGCTTGGGAGATCAGTTGGCAAGGGTACCTGCACTGGAGTTCAATCGCGTTGTGTTGGCTCTTGTTGAGGTACCCTTATAACACTTCGTAAAACTGGTCAATCTACCACAGCACCGTGCTGAGGTGTCATTTAGAGGCACAAAGCTACAACTTCATGtggatattatttttgtggggTACAACACTATCATTCTcttacaaaaatattctttgCTGCAGATAAAGAAAGCTGAATTTGCTGATGAAAATTTCTCAGTTGTTGTAAGTAAATCAGCCAATGAGGTAATTGCTACGTATACCAAAGACGAGACGGGGATGGACCTAGTAATTCGCCTTCCTTCATCATATCCACTGAGGCACGTTGATGTTGATTGTATGAGGAGTTTGGGAATAAGTGAAGTTAAGCAGCGGAAGTGGTTATTGTCCATGATGTCGTTTGTCCGTAATCAggtaactttttttctttttctgtacTGAAAGGGTGTTCAGAATCTTAGGCCTAATCATcttaaaacatgaaaagagaaaaacccCCGAATCTGGTAATTCCTGTATTAGGTTAGCTGTGACGCGTGTAAGATTCGAGTGGACCTGCACGACTAGAGGTCGGTATATAGGGGCATTAGGGGCATTAGGGGCAATGGatgatttagatttttcttatGTGATGCAGAATGGTGCTTTAGCTGAAGCAATAAGGATATGGAAGCGTAATTTTGACAAGGAGTTTGAAGGAGTTGAAGAGTGTCCCATTTGTTACAGTGTTATCCACACAGTCAACCACAGCATTCCCCGCTTGGCATGCAAGACATGCAAGCACAAGTTCCATTCAGCATGCCTTTATAAATGGTTCTCCACTTCACATAAATCCACCTGCCCTCTGTGCCAGTCTCCGTTCTAATCTGGACTCAAACTCGACGATAAGTTTTGACGATACTTCTTGCATCAACTCTGAAACAATGGAGCTGTAAGGTACACAAGCAGACACTTAAAGCGTGTTTCTGTGCTAACCGTGGCAACGAAAATGAAGGGCAGAACGTAACTACGAACTCATCCACTTTTTGGCACGATATATTGGTGTTTAAGATAGCTGAGCAGTTGATACGGTTCACTTGGAAGAATGTTTTCTACTTTCTATATGTATTTCTTTTCCCCCAATTATAACATAGCCTGGGTAGAGTATGTTTGTTTAATTCAACTGGATTTGTATATAAATTACCATTTAGGTTTTTGTTATTGCTTTTTCTGGAGCTCTAACCACATGAAAGTGCAAGAACTCNNNNNNNNNNNNNNNNNNNNNNNNNNNNNNNNNNNNNNNNNNNNNNNNNNNNNNNNNNNNNNNNNNNNNNNNNNNNNNNNNNNNNNNNNNNNNNNNNNNNNNNNNNNNNNNNNNNNNNNNNNNNNNNNNNNNNNNNNNNNNNNNNNNNNNNNNNNNNNNNNNNNNNNNNNNNNNNNNNNNNNNNNNNNNNNNNNNNNNNNNNNNNNNNNNNNNNNNNNNNNNNNNNNNNNNNNNNNNNNNNNNNNNNNNNNNNNNNNNNNNNNNNNNNNNNNNNNNNNNNNNNNNNNNNNNNNNNNNNNNNNNNNNNNNNNNNNNNNNNNNNNNNNNNNNNNNNNNNNNNNNNNNNNNNNNNNNNNNNNNNNNNNNNNNNNNNNNNNNNNNNNNNNNNNNNNNNNNNNNNNNNNNNNNNNNNNNNNNNNNNNNNNNNNNNNNNNNNNNNNNNNNNNNNNNNNNNNNNNNNNNNNNNNNNNNNNNNNNNNNNNNNNNNNNNNNNNNNNNNNNNNNNNNNNNNNNNNNNNNNNNNNNNNNNNNNNNNNNNNNNNNNNNNNNNNNNNNNNNNNNNNNNNNNNNNNNNNNNNNNNNNNNNNNNNNNNNNNNNNNNNNNNNNNNNNNNNNNNNNNNNNNNNNNNNNNNNNNNNNNNNNNNNNNNNNNNNNNNNNNNNNNNNNNNNNNNNNNNNNNNNNNNNNNNNNNNNNNNNNNNNNNNNNNNNNNNNNNNNNNNNNNNNNNNNNNN of Cucurbita pepo subsp. pepo cultivar mu-cu-16 unplaced genomic scaffold, ASM280686v2 Cp4.1_scaffold000667, whole genome shotgun sequence contains these proteins:
- the LOC111785713 gene encoding E3 ubiquitin-protein ligase listerin-like — its product is FYFCFKLCCYAVSCCLQTQVISSSLLALATLIDVLVSVRTERSGTGKGSGETKHASKSRETAISFAEKLFTEHKYFVHLLQSKSTIVRSATFSVLKSLVKNIPHAFKEQSMKTISGSILGAFQEKDPSCHSSMWDAVLLFSKRLPNCWTYVNVQKTVLNRFWNFLRNGCFGSQLISYPALILFLDTVPPSAVGEQKFLLNFFENLWVGRNPFLLADMEDWLLLVISCYPFSSSMGGLHTLKPDRNISTEESSLLLEIFRKQRNISGRSSTVNHAPRVQMLLSELMVVSVGYCWKQFNDEDWEFLLCQLMSWIQPAVVVMEEIAESVNGIIVNSSTSMNANEILEKLEQSVKISDPIPFCISRNALLSFSLFYGSFGLQGLKDMETLNPQRLDKLNHVNDRIVEGILRMFFCTGISEAIVCSYGDKATTIIASSRIELPHFWDLIASSVTKSSKDARERAVKSIEFWGLSKGPVSSLYGILFSTKPVPSLQYAAYFMLSTEPISYSAIIRENTSCYLDYDTTTEQGSTQVDFSSEYNVLLKEEIVFMIEKLPDDVFDMELMAQERVNIFLAWSLLLSHLWSLPPSSSARERLVQYIQNSASSRILDCLFQHIPVEGMALQKKKDTELPAGLSEAATAANQAITTGSLLFLVEFLWPVEPVKLASYAGAIYGLMLRVLPAYVRGWFCDLRDR
- the LOC111785714 gene encoding E3 ubiquitin-protein ligase listerin-like, translated to HGSCSVEGSKENIIPNTIEGWLQRVLLFPSLSQWQAGEDMEDWLLLVISCYPFSSSMGGLHTLKPDRNISTEESSLLLEIFRKQRNISGRSSTVNHAPRVQMLLSELMVVSVGYCWKQFNDEDWEFLLCQLMSWIQPAVVVMEEIAESVNGIIVNSSTSMNANEILEKLEQSVKISDPIPFCISRNALLSFSLFYGSFGLQGLKDMETLNPQRLDKLNHVNDRIVEGILRMFFCTGISEAIVCSYGDKATTIIASSRIELPHFWDLIASSVTKSSKDARERAVKSIEFWGLSKGPVSSLYGILFSTKPVPSLQYAAYFMLSTEPISYSAIIRENTSCYLDYDTTTEQGSTQVDFSSEYNVLLKEEIVFMIEKLPDDVFDMELMAQERVNIFLAWSLLLSHLWSLPPSSSARERLVQYIQNSASSRILDCLFQHIPVEGMALQKKKDTELPAGLSEAATAANQAITTGSLLFLVEFLWPVEPVKLASYAGAIYGLMLRVLPAYVRGWFCDLRDRSKSSVIESFTKAWCSPSLIANELSQIKKAEFADENFSVVVSKSANEVIATYTKDETGMDLVIRLPSSYPLRHVDVDCMRSLGISEVKQRKWLLSMMSFVRNQNGALAEAIRIWKRNFDKEFEGVEECPICYSVIHTVNHSIPRLACKTCKHKFHSACLYKWFSTSHKSTCPLCQSPF